TCCGTGTCCTGGCTCGGCGTGCACCGGGTCCTCGCCGACACCTCCTACCAGCAGCCGCACATGCTGGCCGGGGTCACCGCGCCGACCAGCGCGACACCCACCCCGCTGCCCACCCCGCCGCCGCTGCCGAGCTCGACCGGCCCGGCCGCCTCGCGGCCCGCGTCGCCGACCACCACGACGACGACCGCCACGACGACGACCACGACCACCACCACGACCAGCTCGGGCCCGGGCGCCGGCGGCGGCGACCAGATCGAGAGCTTCACCCGGCCGGGCGGCCGGATCGTCATCTCCATGGGCCCGAACTCGGCGAGCCTGGTCTCGGCCATCGCCGACCAGGGCTGGTCGGTGCACACCTGGGTGGAGAAGACCTGGATCCGGGTCGACTTCGACCAGGGCGACCAGGGCTCGGTCTTCTACGTGACCTGGAACGGGCATCCGCCCATGGTGCAGGACTGACGCGGGCCGGGTTCAGAGCACCTTGCCCGGATTGAGCAGCCCCAGCGGGTCGAAGGCCGCCTTCACCCGGCGCTGCAGTTCCAGCCCGAGCGGACCCAGCTCCTGCGCCAGCCAGTCCTTCTTCAGCAGCCCGACGCCGTGCTCGCCGGTGATGGTGCCGCCGAGCCGCAGCCCCAGCGCCATGATCGCGTCGAAGGAGGCCCGGGCCCGCTCGGTCTCGTCCGGGTCGTCCGCGTCGAAGACCACCACCGGGTGGGTGTTGCCGTCCCCGGCGTGCGAGCAGGTGCCGATGGTCAGCCGGTACTCCTCGGCGATCTCGGAGACCCCGGTGAGCATCGCCGCGAGCGCGCTGCGCGGCACCGCGACGTCGTCGACCATGGTCGTGCCCAGCCGGTCCATCGCGGTCAGCACCAGCCGCCTGGCCTGCAGCAGCAGGTCCGACTCGGCACTGTCACCGGCCGGGACGACCTCGGTCGCACCGGCGGCGGTGCACAGCTCGCCGACGGCGGCGAGGTCGGTGGCGGGGTCTATGGTGTCGAAGGCGACCAGCAGCAGCGCCGCCGTGGAGTCGGGCAGGCCCATCTGCGCCAGTGAGTTGACGGCCCGTACGGTCGTCGTGTCCATCAGCTCCATCAGCGAGGGGGTGTGCCCGGCCTCCATGATCGAGCAGACCGCCGCGCAGGCGGAGTCGGTGCTGGGGAACTCCGCCGCCAGCGCGAGCTGCGGCGGCGGTGTCGGCTTCAGCGCCAGCACCGCCCGGACGACCACGCCGAGGCTGCCCTCGGAGCCGACGATCAGCCGGGTGAGGTCGTAGCCGGCCACGCCCTTGGCGGTGCGCCGCCCGGTCTGCAGCAGCTGCCCGTCGGCGAGCACCACGTCCAGACCGAGCACGTACTCGGCGGTCACCCCGTACTTGACGCAGCACAGCCCGCCGGAGCCGGTGCCGATATTGCCGCCGATGGTGCAGGACTCGTAGCTGGACGGGTCCGGCAGGTAGCTCAGCCGGTACTTGGCGGCGGCCCGGGACAGTTCGGCGTTGATCACCCCGGGCTCCACCACCGCGAAGCGGTTGACCGGGTCGATCTCCAGGATCCGGTTCATCCGGACCAGGGACAGCAGGATGCAGCCGTCCACGGCGTTGGCGGCGCCGGAGAGACCGGTCCGCGCCCCCTGCGGCACCACCGGCACCCGCAGCGCGGTCGCCGTCCGCATCACGTGCTGCACCTGCTCCACGGTGTCCGGGAAGACCAGCACGGCCGGCTGCCCGGCCGCGCAGAACCCGGCCATGTCGCGCCGGTAGGACTCGGTCACCTCCGGGTCGACCACCACCGACTCCGCGGGCAGCCCGGCACGCAGCAGCTCCAGCAGTTCGCTCATGGCTTCCTTCGGTCGGTACGGGCCGGCGGCGGGGACGGACAAGGTCAAGACTGGCTCCGTACCGGGGACAGGGCAAGCCCTGATGGCAGATCAGCAGGTAATCGTTCAGCCGGACGTGGGCGGCTGACGGCTGCTCAGGGCTGCGCGGGCTTGCCCTTGCCGTAGAGCCAGGTGGAGAACAGCCCGTCCAGGTCCTGGCCGCTGAGGGAGGCGGCGAGGGCGGTGAAGTCGGCGGTGGTGGCATGGCCGTAGCGGTGGTCGGCGGTCCAGGTCCGCAGCAGGGTGCCGAAGACCTGGTCGCCGACGGCCTGGCGGAGCTTCTCCAGCACCATCGCGCCCCGGTTGTAGCTGGGCGTGGCGAACAGCTTGCCCATGTCGCCGGGGGCGCCCGCCGGGTCGGCCCAGAGCTTGTCGCCGGACGGCAGGGCGTAGAGCCGGTTGAACCGCTCAGCCGTGCTGAGGCCGCCGTGGTCGGCGTCCCAGAGCCACTCGGTGTAGGTGGCGAAGCCCTCGTTCAGCCAGATGTCCCCCCAGCGGGTGAGGGTGACCGAGTCGCCGAACCACTGGTGCGCACTCTCGTGGACCAGCGTGTCCAGGTCCGGCGCCTCGTCGTAGACCGGGCGGCTCTGGGTCTCCAGCGCGTAGCCGATGCCGGGGTCGCCGGCGACGATCGCCCCGGCCGCGTCGAAGGGGTAGGGGCCGAACCGCGCCGACTCCCAGGCCAGCACCTCGGGCAGCCGGGCCAGCACCGGTGCGGCGTCCTCGGCCTCGGAGGCCTCGACGGCGTTGTAGACCGGCAGTCCGGCGGGCGTGCGGTACTGGCTCACCTGGAACCGGCCGATGGTGGCCGTGGCCAGGTAGGCGGCCATCGGCTGGGCCTCGCGCCAGTGGAAGACGGTCCGGCCGCGGGCGCTGCTCCGCGAGAGCAGCCGGCCGTTGCCGACCGCGGTCCAGCCGTCGGGCACCGAGACGGTGGTGTCGTAGGCCGACTTGTCGACGGGGTGGCCGTTGCAGGGGAACCAGGTCATCGCCCCCTGCGGCTCACTGGCGACGAAGACCGCGCCGTCCCGCCGGGCGATCCAGCCGTCCGCCGAGCCGTCCTCGTCCCGGAGCGCCTTGGGCACGCCCCCGTAGACGACGGTGGTCACGAAGCCGCTGCCCTCGGCGAGCGACCGCGCCGGGGTGATCCGGAGCTTCACGCCCTGCCGCCGGAAGGCCGCCGGACGGCCGTCGACCCGGACGCTGCTGACGGTCAGTCCGGACAGGTCCAGGTCGAAGGCGCTGAGGTCCTGGGTGGCGGTGGCACCGATCTCGGCGGTGCCGTCGAGCCGCCCGCCGCGCGGCTGGTAGGAGAGCGTCAGCCCGTAGTGGACCACGTGGTAACCGCCGTCGCCGGCGACGGGCAGGTACGGGTCGCCGGCGCTGGGCGCCCCGGGCGCAGCGCCGCCCTCCAGGGAGGCACCCAGCAGGAGGGCGGCGAGTACGGGTGCGGAGACGAGGGCCGA
The Streptacidiphilus albus JL83 genome window above contains:
- a CDS encoding M1 family metallopeptidase, whose translation is MNRRLLSALVSAPVLAALLLGASLEGGAAPGAPSAGDPYLPVAGDGGYHVVHYGLTLSYQPRGGRLDGTAEIGATATQDLSAFDLDLSGLTVSSVRVDGRPAAFRRQGVKLRITPARSLAEGSGFVTTVVYGGVPKALRDEDGSADGWIARRDGAVFVASEPQGAMTWFPCNGHPVDKSAYDTTVSVPDGWTAVGNGRLLSRSSARGRTVFHWREAQPMAAYLATATIGRFQVSQYRTPAGLPVYNAVEASEAEDAAPVLARLPEVLAWESARFGPYPFDAAGAIVAGDPGIGYALETQSRPVYDEAPDLDTLVHESAHQWFGDSVTLTRWGDIWLNEGFATYTEWLWDADHGGLSTAERFNRLYALPSGDKLWADPAGAPGDMGKLFATPSYNRGAMVLEKLRQAVGDQVFGTLLRTWTADHRYGHATTADFTALAASLSGQDLDGLFSTWLYGKGKPAQP
- a CDS encoding FAD-binding oxidoreductase, whose amino-acid sequence is MSELLELLRAGLPAESVVVDPEVTESYRRDMAGFCAAGQPAVLVFPDTVEQVQHVMRTATALRVPVVPQGARTGLSGAANAVDGCILLSLVRMNRILEIDPVNRFAVVEPGVINAELSRAAAKYRLSYLPDPSSYESCTIGGNIGTGSGGLCCVKYGVTAEYVLGLDVVLADGQLLQTGRRTAKGVAGYDLTRLIVGSEGSLGVVVRAVLALKPTPPPQLALAAEFPSTDSACAAVCSIMEAGHTPSLMELMDTTTVRAVNSLAQMGLPDSTAALLLVAFDTIDPATDLAAVGELCTAAGATEVVPAGDSAESDLLLQARRLVLTAMDRLGTTMVDDVAVPRSALAAMLTGVSEIAEEYRLTIGTCSHAGDGNTHPVVVFDADDPDETERARASFDAIMALGLRLGGTITGEHGVGLLKKDWLAQELGPLGLELQRRVKAAFDPLGLLNPGKVL